The following proteins come from a genomic window of Pseudomonas sp. Z8(2022):
- a CDS encoding bifunctional metallophosphatase/5'-nucleotidase produces the protein MRLLPSLLLAGLLATTPLHAAERSFTILHSNDWQSRLLGFGPNDEYTPATVNDDGTVGGVARLATLLNERRAAAGDEPLLLLDGGDFTMGTLFHTVAREMGSELRLMTELGYDAAVIGNHEFDFRPAGLAAMINAAYKAKGDALLPLLSSNMRFDPASKADDSLEAHAEAGRILPYTLIERGGIRFGLFGLLGNDAVAVSPMIKPLTFADPVATARETVAKLREQGAEVVILLSHMGVTQQNDGSWRGEEVELVEQVPGIDIVVGGHSHVALPQPVLVNGHTPVVQAGSEIQYLGELRMTIGDDGVPRVRDYRLHAVNDSIVGDATITARVEDFKQVVSEHMLAPKGYGFDQQLAKVDQSLGRDFSEHSLSNLVTDALRHAVDADFGFTGNGTIRDDLIKGRNGVQGVSDLFRIAPLGIGHFDDEPGYPMIKAYFTAREIKSLLEVLLLAYQLRDSDSYYPRVSGVRFTYNPWRVPFDRISRLEIGDPVKGYRDLDLDDTRLYSIGATSYVGSFTWLVPDLTKGLLSVTPKDAEGRPLPRIEDAIVDQDPDTDGVQELKEWQALLDHIRSLPDLDGDGLADIPTTGVAAEVRMIRAPSLHPADMFRLAGPLQWGTSAVVLACVLLILWLLSRPLRRRR, from the coding sequence ATGCGCCTGCTTCCCTCACTCCTGCTCGCCGGCCTGCTGGCCACCACACCGCTGCACGCTGCCGAGCGCAGCTTCACCATCCTGCACAGCAACGACTGGCAGTCGCGTCTGCTCGGTTTCGGGCCGAACGACGAATACACCCCGGCCACGGTGAACGATGACGGCACCGTTGGCGGCGTCGCGCGCCTGGCCACCTTGTTGAACGAGCGCCGCGCGGCAGCCGGTGACGAGCCTCTGCTGCTGCTCGATGGCGGCGACTTCACCATGGGCACGCTGTTCCACACCGTCGCCCGTGAGATGGGCAGCGAACTGCGCCTGATGACCGAGCTGGGTTACGACGCCGCAGTGATCGGCAACCACGAGTTCGACTTTCGCCCGGCCGGCCTCGCAGCAATGATCAATGCCGCGTACAAGGCCAAGGGCGATGCGCTGCTGCCGCTGCTGTCGAGCAACATGCGGTTCGATCCGGCGAGCAAGGCCGACGACAGCCTCGAGGCGCATGCCGAGGCCGGGCGCATCCTGCCGTATACGCTGATCGAGCGCGGTGGAATCCGCTTCGGTCTGTTCGGGCTGCTCGGCAACGACGCTGTCGCGGTCAGCCCGATGATCAAGCCGCTGACCTTCGCCGACCCGGTAGCCACCGCCAGGGAAACCGTGGCCAAGCTGCGTGAGCAGGGCGCCGAAGTGGTCATTCTGCTGTCGCACATGGGCGTCACCCAGCAGAATGACGGCAGCTGGCGCGGCGAGGAGGTGGAACTGGTCGAGCAGGTGCCCGGCATCGATATCGTTGTCGGCGGCCACTCTCACGTGGCGCTGCCGCAGCCGGTGCTGGTCAACGGGCATACCCCGGTGGTGCAGGCCGGCTCGGAAATCCAGTACCTCGGCGAACTGCGCATGACCATCGGCGATGACGGCGTACCGCGTGTGCGCGACTACCGCCTGCATGCGGTCAACGACAGCATCGTTGGCGACGCGACCATCACTGCCAGGGTGGAGGACTTCAAGCAGGTAGTCAGCGAGCACATGCTGGCACCGAAGGGCTACGGTTTCGACCAGCAGCTGGCCAAGGTCGACCAGAGCCTGGGTCGCGATTTCAGCGAGCACAGCCTGTCCAATCTTGTCACCGATGCGCTGCGTCATGCGGTGGATGCGGACTTCGGCTTCACCGGCAACGGCACCATCCGCGATGACCTGATCAAGGGCCGTAACGGTGTGCAGGGCGTTTCCGATCTGTTCCGCATTGCCCCGCTGGGTATCGGTCATTTCGACGACGAACCCGGCTACCCGATGATCAAGGCCTACTTCACCGCCCGCGAGATCAAGTCGCTGCTGGAGGTGCTGCTGCTGGCCTATCAGCTGCGTGACAGCGACAGCTATTACCCGCGGGTTTCCGGCGTGCGCTTTACCTACAACCCCTGGCGCGTGCCGTTCGACCGCATCAGTCGCCTCGAGATCGGCGACCCGGTCAAGGGCTACCGCGATCTGGATCTCGATGACACGCGCCTCTACAGCATCGGCGCGACCAGCTACGTCGGCAGTTTCACCTGGCTGGTGCCGGATCTGACCAAGGGCCTGCTCAGCGTGACACCCAAGGATGCCGAGGGCCGCCCGCTACCGCGCATCGAAGATGCCATCGTCGACCAGGACCCGGATACCGACGGCGTGCAGGAACTCAAGGAGTGGCAGGCGCTGCTCGATCACATCCGCAGCCTGCCGGATCTCGACGGCGACGGGCTGGCCGACATCCCCACCACCGGCGTCGCTGCCGAGGTGCGCATGATTCGTGCGCCCAGCCTGCATCCTGCGGACATGTTCCGTCTCGCCGGGCCGCTGCAGTGGGGCACCAGTGCGGTAGTTCTGGCTTGCGTGTTGCTGATCCTCTGGCTATTGAGTCGCCCGCTGCGCCGCCGGCGTTGA
- the moaE gene encoding molybdopterin synthase catalytic subunit MoaE has translation MTIRVQAQPFDPGTELNALHAANLGIGAVVSFVGYVRDFNEGREVGGMFLEHFPGMTEKALTKIADEARERWPLLGVEIIHRIGRLEPGEPIVFVGTSSAHRQAAFDACNFVMDYLKTRAPFWKKEDTSEGPRWVEGRCSDQSAAERWQKP, from the coding sequence ATGACCATCCGCGTACAGGCCCAGCCCTTCGATCCCGGCACCGAGCTCAACGCCCTGCATGCCGCCAACCTCGGCATCGGCGCGGTGGTCAGCTTCGTCGGCTATGTACGCGACTTCAACGAGGGGCGCGAAGTCGGCGGCATGTTTCTCGAACATTTTCCCGGCATGACCGAGAAGGCCCTGACCAAGATCGCCGATGAAGCGCGCGAGCGCTGGCCGCTGCTGGGTGTCGAGATCATTCACCGCATCGGCCGTCTGGAGCCGGGCGAGCCCATCGTCTTCGTCGGTACCAGCAGCGCCCATCGCCAGGCGGCGTTCGATGCCTGCAATTTCGTCATGGACTACCTGAAGACCCGCGCACCCTTCTGGAAGAAGGAAGACACCAGCGAAGGCCCGCGCTGGGTCGAAGGCCGTTGCAGCGACCAGAGCGCTGCCGAGCGCTGGCAGAAACCCTAA
- a CDS encoding MoaD/ThiS family protein codes for MIRVQYFARYREALGRDDEQLSGDFATLDDLRLHLVARGGEWEVLGEQNLMCARNQELCSLDEPLAEGDEVAFFPTVTGG; via the coding sequence ATGATCCGCGTGCAGTATTTCGCGCGCTATCGCGAAGCCCTGGGCCGTGACGATGAACAACTCAGCGGCGACTTCGCCACCCTCGACGATCTGCGTCTGCATCTGGTCGCCCGTGGCGGCGAGTGGGAAGTGCTGGGCGAGCAGAACCTGATGTGTGCGCGCAACCAGGAACTGTGCAGTCTCGACGAGCCGCTGGCCGAGGGCGATGAAGTGGCCTTCTTCCCCACCGTGACCGGCGGCTGA
- the moaC gene encoding cyclic pyranopterin monophosphate synthase MoaC → MLTHLDSQGRAHMVDVTDKATTFREATAEARVRMLPATLQMIVAGEHPKGDVFAVARIAGIQAAKKTSDLIPLCHPLMLTGVKVELSAEGDDTVHITARCKLSGQTGVEMEALTAASVAALTIYDMCKAVDRGMVIEQVRLLEKLGGKSGHYKLEEQA, encoded by the coding sequence GTGCTGACCCACCTCGATTCCCAAGGCCGCGCACACATGGTCGACGTCACCGACAAGGCGACCACCTTCCGTGAAGCCACCGCCGAAGCGCGCGTGCGCATGCTGCCCGCCACCCTGCAGATGATCGTCGCCGGTGAGCATCCCAAGGGCGATGTGTTCGCCGTGGCGCGCATTGCCGGCATCCAGGCGGCGAAGAAAACCAGCGACCTGATCCCCCTGTGCCACCCGCTGATGCTCACCGGGGTCAAGGTCGAGCTGAGTGCAGAGGGCGACGACACGGTGCATATCACCGCGCGCTGCAAACTGTCCGGGCAAACCGGTGTCGAGATGGAGGCACTGACTGCCGCCAGCGTCGCCGCGCTGACCATCTATGACATGTGCAAGGCCGTGGATCGCGGCATGGTCATCGAGCAGGTGCGCCTGCTGGAGAAGCTCGGCGGCAAGAGCGGTCATTACAAGCTGGAGGAACAAGCATGA
- a CDS encoding PhoH family protein, giving the protein MDDHGRSKPTAPTLYALDTNVLIHDPNALLNFEEHHVAIPMTVLEELDKLKSGKHGVAAECRQAIRLIDQILAGAEPEDVEYGVPIQRGKSGPCGRLSILMSKSAAPVTWLPEDLNDNKIINQLVELKTRNPGLSVVLVTKDINMRLKARACGIDAEDYHTDQLVDDVSLLSKGYHDMPGSFWDRVSKVETRQDHGRTWHRVQLTDNLPSAHINEFILDEQGFVGWIKAVKGDELVILDMHQEPLLHQEAWGLKPRDIHQALALFALLDPDIHLVNLSGSAGSGKTILALAAAIEQTMVSKRYRRIIATRSVQGLDQEIGFLPGTEAEKMEPWLGAITDNLEALHMEDENTHGSVDYILQKVPLQFKSLNYIRGRSFQQSLILIDECQNLTPHQMKTIITRAGSGSKVVCLGNLAQIDTPYLSAPSSGLTYLTERFKDFPHGVHITLQGVPRSILAEYAETHM; this is encoded by the coding sequence ATGGATGACCACGGACGCTCCAAGCCCACCGCTCCAACCCTCTACGCCCTCGACACCAATGTTCTGATTCACGACCCCAACGCCTTGCTCAACTTCGAAGAACACCATGTCGCCATCCCGATGACGGTGCTGGAGGAACTCGACAAACTGAAATCCGGCAAGCACGGCGTCGCCGCCGAATGTCGTCAGGCCATCCGCCTGATCGATCAGATTCTCGCCGGTGCCGAACCCGAGGACGTCGAATACGGGGTCCCTATCCAGCGTGGCAAGAGCGGTCCCTGCGGTCGTCTATCGATTCTCATGAGCAAGAGCGCCGCGCCGGTCACCTGGCTGCCGGAAGACCTCAACGACAACAAGATCATCAACCAGCTGGTGGAGCTGAAGACCCGCAATCCGGGGCTGTCCGTGGTGCTGGTGACCAAGGACATCAACATGCGCCTGAAGGCGCGTGCCTGTGGCATCGACGCCGAGGACTACCACACCGACCAGCTGGTCGATGACGTCTCGCTGTTGTCGAAGGGCTATCACGACATGCCCGGCTCGTTCTGGGATCGCGTGAGCAAGGTGGAGACGCGTCAGGACCACGGTCGCACCTGGCACCGCGTGCAACTCACGGACAACCTGCCGTCGGCCCACATCAACGAGTTCATTCTCGATGAGCAGGGTTTCGTCGGCTGGATCAAGGCGGTCAAGGGTGACGAACTGGTGATCCTCGACATGCACCAGGAGCCGCTGCTGCATCAGGAGGCCTGGGGCCTGAAACCGCGCGACATCCATCAGGCGCTGGCACTGTTCGCGCTGCTCGACCCCGACATCCATCTGGTCAACCTGTCCGGCTCTGCCGGCTCGGGCAAGACCATCCTGGCGCTGGCTGCCGCCATCGAGCAGACCATGGTCAGCAAGCGTTATCGGAGGATCATCGCCACCCGCAGCGTGCAGGGGCTGGATCAGGAGATCGGTTTTCTGCCAGGCACCGAAGCGGAAAAGATGGAGCCCTGGCTCGGCGCAATCACCGACAACCTCGAAGCACTGCATATGGAGGACGAGAACACGCACGGCAGCGTCGACTACATCCTGCAGAAGGTGCCGCTGCAGTTTAAGTCGCTCAACTACATACGCGGACGCAGCTTCCAGCAGAGCCTGATCCTCATCGACGAGTGTCAGAACCTCACCCCGCACCAGATGAAGACCATCATCACCCGCGCCGGCAGCGGCTCTAAGGTGGTGTGCCTGGGCAACCTGGCGCAGATCGATACCCCCTATCTGTCAGCGCCCAGCTCGGGCCTGACCTACCTCACCGAAAGGTTCAAGGACTTCCCCCACGGCGTTCACATCACCCTGCAAGGCGTACCGCGCTCGATCCTGGCGGAATACGCGGAAACCCATATGTAA
- the yaaA gene encoding peroxide stress protein YaaA, with protein sequence MLMVISPAKTLDYETPPATPRFTQPEHLDHAQELIAQLREFSPAQIAELMGLSDKLAGLNAARFGSWERPFNPSNAKQALLAFKGDVYTGLNAEDFSEDDFDFAQAHLRMLSGLYGVLRPLDLMQAYRLEMGTKLVNSRGKDLYAFWGERISGWLNEALVAQGDDVLLNLASNEYFGAVKRKALNARIIDTEFKDLKNGQYKIISFYAKKARGLMARYVIKERLNNPEGLKDFNYQGYRYSAEHSKPDSLVFLRDQPQD encoded by the coding sequence ATGCTGATGGTGATTTCACCGGCCAAGACCCTCGATTACGAGACCCCGCCTGCCACCCCGCGCTTCACCCAACCCGAACACCTCGACCACGCCCAGGAACTGATCGCGCAGCTGCGCGAGTTCAGCCCGGCGCAGATCGCCGAACTGATGGGCCTGTCCGACAAGCTCGCCGGCCTCAATGCCGCGCGCTTCGGCAGCTGGGAACGGCCGTTCAACCCATCCAACGCCAAGCAGGCGCTGCTGGCGTTCAAGGGCGACGTCTATACCGGGCTCAATGCCGAGGATTTCTCCGAAGACGATTTCGATTTCGCCCAGGCGCACCTGCGCATGCTGTCCGGCCTGTATGGCGTGTTGCGCCCGCTGGATCTGATGCAGGCCTATCGCCTGGAAATGGGCACCAAGCTGGTCAACAGCCGTGGCAAGGACCTGTACGCCTTCTGGGGCGAGCGCATCAGCGGCTGGCTGAACGAAGCGCTGGTCGCTCAGGGGGACGACGTGCTGCTCAACCTGGCGTCCAACGAGTACTTCGGCGCGGTCAAGCGCAAGGCCCTGAACGCGCGCATCATCGACACCGAGTTCAAGGACCTGAAGAACGGCCAGTACAAGATCATCAGCTTCTATGCCAAGAAGGCCCGTGGTCTGATGGCGCGCTACGTGATCAAGGAACGCCTGAACAATCCCGAAGGCCTGAAGGACTTCAACTATCAGGGCTACCGTTATTCGGCCGAGCATTCCAAACCCGATAGCCTGGTTTTCCTGCGCGACCAGCCGCAAGACTGA
- the algD gene encoding GDP-mannose 6-dehydrogenase: protein MRISIFGLGYVGAVCAGCLSARGHDVIGVDISANKIDLINNGKSPIVEPGLEELLQQGLRQGRLRGTTDVATAVLESDVSFICVGTPSKKNGDLELNYIEGVCREIGMAMRDKQERHTVVVRSTVLPGTAKNVVLPILEDCSGKKAGVDFGLAVNPEFLRESTAIKDYDFPPMTVIGELDKTSGDLLESIYSELDAPIIRKDIEVAEMIKYTCNVWHAAKVTFANEIGNIAKAVGVDGREVMDVVCQDHKLNLSRYYMKPGFAFGGSCLPKDVRALNYRASSLDVEAPLISSLMRSNAAQVQKAFDIIASHDSRKVALLGLSFKAGTDDLRESPQVELAEMLIGKGFDLSIYDRNVEYARVHGANKDYIESKIPHVSSLLNSDLDDVVAKADIIILGNSDERFAQLAEQAPSGKRVIDLVGFMPHASNGVAEGICW, encoded by the coding sequence ATGCGAATCAGTATCTTCGGTTTGGGTTATGTAGGTGCCGTTTGTGCCGGCTGTTTGTCGGCACGGGGTCACGATGTGATTGGCGTGGATATTTCCGCGAACAAGATCGACCTGATCAACAATGGCAAATCGCCCATCGTCGAACCGGGCCTGGAAGAACTGCTGCAACAGGGTCTGCGTCAGGGCCGCCTGCGTGGCACCACCGATGTCGCCACTGCCGTGCTGGAGAGCGATGTGTCGTTCATCTGCGTCGGCACCCCGAGCAAGAAGAACGGTGATCTGGAACTGAACTACATCGAAGGCGTATGCCGCGAGATCGGCATGGCCATGCGCGACAAACAGGAGCGCCACACCGTGGTGGTACGCAGCACCGTACTGCCGGGCACCGCCAAGAACGTGGTGCTGCCGATTCTCGAGGATTGCTCGGGCAAGAAGGCCGGCGTGGATTTCGGCCTGGCAGTGAACCCCGAGTTCCTCCGCGAAAGTACCGCGATCAAGGACTACGACTTTCCACCGATGACCGTCATCGGTGAGCTGGACAAGACCTCCGGCGACCTGCTGGAAAGCATTTACAGCGAGCTGGACGCACCGATCATCCGCAAGGACATCGAAGTCGCCGAGATGATCAAGTACACCTGCAACGTCTGGCACGCGGCCAAGGTCACCTTCGCCAACGAGATCGGCAACATCGCCAAGGCAGTCGGCGTCGACGGTCGCGAGGTGATGGACGTGGTCTGCCAGGACCACAAGCTGAATCTCTCCAGGTACTACATGAAGCCCGGCTTCGCCTTCGGCGGCTCCTGCCTGCCCAAGGACGTGCGTGCGCTGAACTACCGCGCCAGCAGCCTGGACGTGGAAGCCCCACTGATCAGTTCGCTGATGCGCAGCAACGCCGCCCAGGTGCAGAAGGCCTTCGACATCATCGCCAGCCATGACTCGCGCAAGGTCGCGCTGCTGGGCCTCAGCTTCAAGGCCGGCACCGATGACCTGCGTGAAAGTCCGCAGGTGGAGCTGGCGGAAATGCTCATCGGCAAGGGCTTCGACCTGAGCATCTACGACCGCAACGTCGAGTACGCCCGCGTACACGGCGCCAACAAGGACTACATCGAGTCGAAGATCCCGCACGTCTCCTCGCTGCTCAACAGCGATCTGGACGACGTGGTGGCCAAGGCCGACATCATCATCCTGGGCAACAGCGACGAGCGATTCGCCCAACTGGCCGAGCAGGCGCCGAGCGGCAAGCGGGTGATCGACCTGGTCGGTTTCATGCCCCACGCCAGCAATGGCGTGGCCGAAGGCATCTGCTGGTAA
- the alg8 gene encoding mannuronan synthase, translating into MDKLKNGLNQTTGWMFYLSLLMLLALALPRTVFDPESRDFLLLIGIVGIWRYSMGAMHFVRGCLFLYLVYPWYRRKVTKLGKDADPSHVFLLVTSFRIEALTTAMVYRSVIREAIDCGYPCTVVCSIVELSDELLIKNLWAQAEPPAHVTLDIVRIPGTGKRDGLAHGFRAISRQMPDRDAVVAVIDGDTVLEPEVVRKCVPWFKLFPNVGGLTTNEFCEVRGSYLMSEWHKLRFAQRHLNMCSMALSKRVLTMTGRMSVFRASVVTDPEFIRDVEADHLEHWRLGRFQFLTGDDKSSWYSLMRLGYDTFYVPDAAINTVEHPPEKSFIKASRKLMFRWYGNNLRQNSRALRLGLGRLGAFTTLVLFDQRVSMWTCLLGLCVAIIASLKYSVMYLLIYLLWIGTTRLILTLLLMLSGHRIGPAYPALLYYNQIVGALVKIYVFFRLDQQSWTRQNTKLNRGLSSFANWFNSWSSRAMTFSAASVFIAALLALV; encoded by the coding sequence ATGGACAAGCTCAAGAACGGCCTCAACCAAACCACCGGCTGGATGTTCTATCTCAGCCTGCTGATGCTGCTGGCACTGGCCCTGCCGCGTACGGTGTTCGACCCCGAGTCGCGGGATTTCCTCCTGCTGATCGGCATCGTCGGCATCTGGCGATATTCCATGGGCGCCATGCACTTCGTGCGCGGCTGCCTATTTCTTTACCTGGTGTACCCCTGGTACCGCCGCAAGGTTACAAAACTCGGCAAGGACGCCGACCCCTCTCATGTGTTCCTGCTGGTCACTAGCTTCCGCATCGAGGCGCTGACCACTGCCATGGTCTATCGCTCGGTGATTCGCGAAGCCATCGACTGCGGCTATCCCTGCACCGTGGTGTGCTCGATCGTCGAGCTCTCCGACGAGCTGCTGATCAAGAACCTCTGGGCCCAGGCCGAGCCGCCGGCGCACGTCACCCTGGACATCGTGCGCATCCCCGGCACCGGCAAGCGTGATGGTCTGGCCCACGGTTTCCGCGCCATCTCGCGGCAGATGCCGGACCGCGATGCAGTGGTGGCGGTGATCGACGGTGACACCGTGCTCGAGCCGGAAGTGGTACGCAAGTGCGTGCCCTGGTTCAAGCTCTTCCCCAATGTCGGCGGGCTGACCACCAACGAGTTCTGCGAAGTCCGCGGCAGCTACCTGATGAGCGAATGGCACAAGCTGCGCTTCGCCCAGCGCCACCTCAACATGTGCTCGATGGCGCTCTCCAAGCGCGTGCTGACCATGACCGGACGCATGTCGGTATTCCGCGCCAGCGTGGTGACCGATCCCGAGTTCATTCGCGATGTCGAGGCCGATCACCTCGAGCACTGGCGTCTGGGGCGCTTCCAGTTCCTCACCGGGGACGACAAGTCCAGCTGGTACAGCCTGATGCGCCTGGGCTACGACACCTTCTACGTGCCGGATGCCGCCATCAACACGGTCGAGCACCCGCCGGAAAAGAGCTTCATCAAGGCCAGCCGCAAGCTGATGTTCCGCTGGTACGGCAACAACCTGCGGCAGAACTCGCGCGCCCTGCGCCTGGGCCTGGGTCGTCTCGGCGCCTTCACCACCCTGGTGCTGTTCGACCAGCGCGTATCGATGTGGACCTGCCTGCTGGGTCTGTGCGTGGCGATCATCGCCAGCCTCAAGTACAGCGTGATGTACCTGCTGATCTACCTGCTGTGGATCGGTACCACGCGACTGATCCTGACCCTGCTGCTGATGCTCTCCGGACACCGCATCGGCCCGGCCTATCCGGCGCTGCTCTATTACAACCAGATCGTCGGCGCGCTGGTGAAGATCTACGTGTTCTTCCGCCTCGACCAGCAGTCCTGGACGCGCCAGAACACCAAGCTCAACCGCGGCCTGTCCAGCTTCGCCAACTGGTTCAACAGCTGGTCGTCGCGCGCCATGACTTTCTCTGCTGCCTCCGTCTTCATCGCCGCGCTGCTGGCGCTGGTATGA
- a CDS encoding alginate biosynthesis protein Alg44 translates to MNSVANLNVVHESEAQRQHARVKLPGRLRYTNAQRERIDARLLDVSAGGFSFTSDNAKHKVGDFHRGQLQFQLDSLVLGLDIEFQVTSVQPEHNRVGCQFHGLGARETAALRHLISSHLAGELVNVGEVLHILQRDNFTKTRKNGSGGGMGMFGRLRAVTFSAAIFVIGLAAFGYIGKSIYGLYFVTHAQSAQISLPALQVTMPREGSVQALVQPDGIVEKGAPVATFTTSMLEMLKGHLGDDQLEPSQIEELFAREMQGTLTSPCNCKISRQLVADGQFASKGDVIFELVPQDGVATVNASFSYRHLEQARPGTPVTFKVAGEDSARHGEIVSSALHDGGLSSDIRVVIKPQDTLPASLAGQPVDVVIDRGPSLSWLVDRAVAAGR, encoded by the coding sequence ATGAACTCCGTCGCCAATCTCAACGTCGTCCATGAGTCCGAAGCCCAGCGCCAGCATGCCCGCGTCAAGTTGCCGGGGCGTCTGCGCTACACCAATGCCCAGCGCGAACGCATCGATGCGCGCCTGCTGGATGTCTCTGCCGGCGGCTTCAGCTTCACCAGCGACAACGCCAAGCACAAGGTCGGGGACTTCCACCGCGGCCAGCTGCAATTTCAGCTCGACAGCCTGGTACTGGGCCTGGACATCGAATTCCAGGTCACCTCGGTGCAGCCGGAACACAACCGCGTCGGCTGCCAGTTCCACGGCCTCGGCGCACGTGAAACCGCAGCCCTGCGCCACCTGATCAGCAGCCACCTGGCCGGTGAGCTGGTCAACGTCGGCGAGGTGCTGCACATCCTCCAGCGCGACAACTTCACCAAGACGCGCAAGAACGGCTCCGGCGGCGGCATGGGCATGTTCGGGCGTCTGCGCGCCGTGACCTTCAGCGCCGCCATCTTCGTGATCGGTCTGGCCGCCTTCGGCTACATCGGCAAGTCAATCTACGGCCTGTACTTCGTCACCCACGCGCAGTCGGCGCAGATCAGCCTGCCGGCGCTGCAGGTCACCATGCCGCGTGAAGGCAGCGTGCAGGCACTGGTTCAGCCTGACGGCATCGTGGAGAAGGGTGCGCCGGTCGCCACCTTCACCACCAGCATGCTGGAAATGCTCAAGGGTCACCTGGGCGACGACCAGCTCGAACCGAGCCAGATCGAAGAGCTGTTCGCCCGCGAAATGCAGGGCACCCTGACCAGCCCGTGCAACTGCAAGATCTCTCGCCAACTGGTGGCCGACGGCCAATTCGCCAGCAAGGGCGACGTGATCTTCGAACTGGTGCCGCAGGATGGCGTCGCCACCGTCAACGCCAGCTTCTCCTACCGCCATCTGGAACAGGCACGCCCCGGTACGCCGGTGACCTTCAAGGTGGCCGGTGAAGACAGCGCACGTCACGGCGAGATCGTCAGCAGCGCGCTGCATGACGGCGGCCTGAGCTCGGACATCCGTGTGGTTATCAAGCCGCAGGACACCCTGCCGGCCAGCCTCGCCGGTCAGCCGGTGGACGTGGTCATCGACCGCGGCCCGTCACTGAGCTGGCTGGTCGACCGCGCTGTCGCGGCAGGTCGCTAA
- the algK gene encoding alginate biosynthesis TPR repeat lipoprotein AlgK → MSMPLLRPALLGLAVSATLAGCAGLPDERLAREALQSGDQQTAEWHFRQLAEMGYSDSQIGLADIYAANGQTQDLDEAERIYRQALDGSPRAKARLGKLLARKPGSSLAERQEAAELLESAAQAREPSALLPLTELYLFYPQDFPAMNLAQRIQDWRQQGLPQAELAQILLYRNDGTYDQHLGEIERICQARLASNDACYAELATVYQKQNRADDRQALIDQLLAGYRAGRVSPNQVESVAQVLSDPELGQPQPQQAQDLLETIAPDYPAAWVSLARLLYDYPGQGDIDTLLGYLEKGREAALPRAELLLGRLYYEGKLLPQQPKKAEQHLRKAAPSEPSANYYLGQIYLRGYLGEVYAQQALDHLLSAARAGQLSADFALAQMFSQGRGVKPNPVNAYVFSQLALPRNTPPTFELAHAVAESLSPEQLAEGQRLLREERDARGIVLQQQAALQVSQP, encoded by the coding sequence GTGAGCATGCCCCTCCTTCGCCCTGCCCTGCTCGGCCTCGCCGTCAGCGCCACCCTGGCCGGCTGCGCCGGCCTGCCGGATGAGCGCCTGGCCCGCGAAGCCCTGCAGAGCGGTGATCAGCAGACTGCCGAATGGCATTTCCGCCAGCTCGCCGAGATGGGCTACAGCGACTCGCAGATCGGCCTCGCCGACATCTACGCCGCCAATGGCCAGACCCAGGATCTGGATGAGGCCGAGCGCATCTATCGCCAGGCCCTGGACGGCTCGCCACGTGCCAAGGCGCGCCTCGGCAAGCTGCTGGCGCGCAAGCCCGGCAGCAGCCTGGCCGAGCGCCAGGAAGCAGCCGAGCTGCTGGAGAGCGCAGCCCAGGCCCGCGAGCCCAGTGCGCTGCTGCCACTGACCGAACTCTACCTGTTCTACCCACAGGACTTTCCCGCCATGAACCTCGCGCAACGTATCCAGGACTGGCGCCAGCAGGGTCTGCCGCAGGCAGAACTGGCGCAGATTCTTCTGTATCGCAACGACGGAACCTACGACCAGCACCTGGGCGAGATCGAGCGCATCTGCCAGGCGCGCCTGGCCAGCAACGACGCCTGCTACGCCGAGCTGGCCACCGTGTACCAGAAGCAGAACCGCGCAGACGACCGCCAGGCGCTGATCGACCAGCTGCTGGCGGGCTATCGTGCCGGCCGCGTTTCGCCCAATCAGGTCGAGTCCGTGGCGCAGGTGCTCAGCGATCCCGAGCTGGGCCAGCCACAACCGCAGCAGGCGCAGGACCTGCTCGAGACCATCGCGCCCGACTACCCGGCCGCCTGGGTCAGCCTGGCGCGCCTGCTCTACGACTATCCGGGCCAGGGCGATATCGACACCCTGCTCGGCTACTTGGAGAAGGGTCGCGAAGCCGCTCTGCCGCGTGCCGAACTGCTGCTCGGACGCCTGTACTACGAAGGCAAGCTGCTGCCGCAGCAGCCGAAGAAAGCCGAACAGCACCTGCGCAAGGCTGCTCCCAGCGAGCCCAGCGCCAACTACTACCTGGGGCAGATCTACCTGCGCGGCTACCTCGGCGAGGTCTACGCCCAGCAGGCGCTCGACCACCTGCTCAGCGCCGCCCGCGCCGGCCAGCTCAGTGCCGACTTCGCCCTGGCGCAGATGTTCAGCCAGGGCCGCGGGGTCAAGCCCAACCCGGTCAACGCCTATGTCTTCAGCCAGCTGGCCTTGCCGCGCAACACACCGCCGACCTTCGAGCTGGCGCACGCGGTGGCCGAGAGCCTGAGCCCGGAACAACTGGCCGAAGGCCAACGCCTGCTGCGCGAGGAGCGTGATGCCCGCGGCATCGTCCTGCAGCAGCAGGCCGCTCTGCAGGTCAGCCAGCCATGA